One window of the Shewanella khirikhana genome contains the following:
- a CDS encoding EAL domain-containing protein: MSLNVLIIDDSLSCCQLLASYFNALNVDQVDYCHDGAQALARLSAHRDMYQILVVDLHMPCMDGIELLGRLARQGFRGGVIIASGMESRIIEAASQVVIGSRLRLLGALMKPVCRTQLQICIERLLMMSPELASPKRPMELSSLRQSIMHRKVVPYYQPQVEISSGRIQGFEVLCRLQQGEQLKLMTPDTFIELAEQNNLLNAVSEQLISAALKEWGEIGRHPDCSSAHMSINLTPRQLGQSYWPTRLLSYCNKWDMDMNRVTVEITENQALDKQSQHSSISRLRLHNFGVAIDDFGTGYTNLSQLCRLPISELKLDISLVRGIHMDPLAQTILKSLLDIGNQLGVSVVAEGVEDPKDFAFLEGIPNLIVQGYLVCRPKPFGELMRWLNVRHKVDSSNKVVPLPSGLTH; encoded by the coding sequence ATGTCGTTAAACGTTCTTATCATTGATGATTCCCTCAGTTGTTGCCAACTGCTTGCCAGCTATTTCAACGCACTCAATGTGGATCAGGTGGATTACTGTCACGACGGTGCCCAGGCGCTGGCCAGGTTGTCGGCTCATCGCGATATGTATCAAATTCTGGTTGTTGACCTGCATATGCCGTGCATGGATGGCATAGAACTGCTGGGGAGGCTGGCACGCCAGGGGTTTCGTGGCGGCGTGATTATCGCCTCCGGTATGGAGAGTCGCATTATCGAGGCGGCGTCTCAGGTGGTGATAGGCTCAAGGCTTAGGCTGCTTGGGGCGCTGATGAAGCCTGTGTGTCGCACCCAGCTGCAAATCTGTATCGAGCGGCTGCTGATGATGTCCCCTGAACTCGCCAGTCCGAAACGGCCGATGGAGCTGAGTTCTCTTCGCCAGTCAATTATGCACCGTAAGGTAGTGCCCTATTATCAGCCCCAGGTTGAAATCAGCAGTGGTCGCATTCAGGGCTTTGAGGTGCTGTGCCGCCTGCAACAGGGGGAGCAGCTTAAATTGATGACCCCGGACACCTTTATTGAACTGGCTGAGCAAAACAATTTGCTTAATGCGGTGTCGGAGCAGCTGATCTCCGCTGCTTTGAAAGAGTGGGGCGAGATTGGCCGCCATCCCGACTGCAGCTCAGCCCATATGTCCATTAACCTGACACCTCGGCAGCTAGGGCAGAGCTACTGGCCAACCAGGCTGCTTAGTTACTGCAACAAGTGGGACATGGACATGAACCGGGTAACGGTTGAAATAACCGAAAATCAGGCACTTGATAAACAATCCCAGCACTCGAGTATTTCCCGCTTGCGGCTGCATAATTTCGGTGTAGCCATTGATGATTTCGGTACCGGCTACACCAATTTGTCGCAGCTGTGCCGCTTGCCAATCAGCGAACTCAAGCTGGATATCAGTTTGGTCAGGGGGATCCATATGGATCCGCTGGCGCAGACCATTCTTAAGTCGCTGCTTGATATAGGCAATCAGCTGGGGGTCAGTGTGGTTGCTGAAGGGGTGGAAGATCCCAAAGATTTCGCCTTCCTGGAAGGGATCCCCAATCTTATCGTACAGGGCTATCTGGTGTGCCGCCCCAAACCTTTTGGCGAGCTGATGCGCTGGCTCAATGTGCGCCACAAGGTAGATAGCAGCAACAAGGTGGTTCCCCTGCCAAGCGGGCTGACCCATTAG